One window of Acidobacteriaceae bacterium genomic DNA carries:
- a CDS encoding tetratricopeptide repeat protein has protein sequence MAQAARDAYNAKKLKNYRFPYGPGKTFLPSNFRTDDGQFIDPKSYPTAEYCGHCHQAALLQWRQSAHSNSVRPPWYQRNVNLLDAEKGIPSSRHCEGCHNPLALAAGDLTDGVQRVHSYDQDGITCSVCHSIQSVDTRGTGSFVLGAPAVLLDENGQPIERPVQDAEILAHLDRHSAAVMKPFYRTSEYCAACHKAALPRELNDYKWLRAISLYDEWQNSSYSKESPLPFYEKPLSTCQTCHMPREPLGATRDYGAKKGELASHRWLGANTIIPQYYSFDEQAKRIVEFLQNNVFNLDIFALETGDENNSTLIASLGKQPFTLRSGEHVVLTAVLQNKGIAHSHVPEQRDMYESWVDFQLKDRSGKILCESGYLAPDGELNPEAHSFTNRLINKQGTLNDLHQVWDNRVTAFNNTIQAGRSQLIRYGFSVPASQDFTVEIKVRYRRFDQHFMDFGMSKPMGEHYHMPVVDMVSTTRTFHVGDNPATAPSPTDNPEWMRWNNYGIGLLDAQQYAASVAAFEHVAELRKDYADAQINVGLAYIQWEKYDDALSYLNKGLELAQGDDRATARALYYIALVQRNQGNVDDAIVNLKKVADLYPRSRDAQRELGFSYYQLHRYHEAEARYLMVQAIDPDDLAAHYNLAILYRRLGMKDKAAAEAAYFADEKDDPTAITFALQYLRKNNEVARETNPWHVHELMSPAASADKKEQAALVAKP, from the coding sequence TTGGCGCAGGCAGCACGCGACGCCTATAACGCGAAAAAACTGAAGAATTACCGTTTTCCATACGGGCCTGGCAAAACCTTTTTGCCGTCGAACTTCAGGACGGACGACGGCCAATTCATCGATCCCAAGAGCTATCCAACAGCTGAATACTGTGGGCATTGTCATCAGGCGGCGCTGCTGCAGTGGCGTCAATCAGCTCACAGCAACTCCGTTAGGCCACCTTGGTACCAGCGGAACGTGAACCTGCTCGATGCGGAGAAAGGAATTCCTTCCAGCCGACATTGCGAGGGCTGCCATAATCCACTGGCACTGGCGGCCGGCGACCTCACGGACGGAGTTCAACGAGTCCACAGCTATGACCAGGACGGGATCACGTGCTCGGTGTGTCACTCGATCCAGAGCGTGGACACGCGTGGAACCGGGAGTTTCGTACTCGGTGCCCCGGCAGTCCTGCTGGATGAGAACGGACAACCGATCGAGCGGCCCGTGCAGGACGCAGAGATCCTCGCGCATCTCGACCGCCACTCGGCGGCGGTGATGAAGCCGTTCTACCGGACAAGTGAGTACTGCGCCGCATGCCACAAGGCGGCCCTGCCGCGTGAGCTGAACGATTACAAGTGGCTTCGCGCAATCTCCCTCTACGATGAATGGCAGAACTCCTCGTACTCGAAGGAATCACCGCTGCCGTTTTATGAGAAGCCGCTTTCGACCTGCCAGACCTGCCACATGCCCCGTGAGCCACTGGGCGCAACGCGGGATTACGGGGCGAAGAAGGGCGAGCTTGCATCCCACCGATGGCTTGGGGCGAACACAATAATTCCGCAGTATTACTCATTCGATGAGCAAGCGAAGCGCATCGTTGAATTTCTGCAGAACAATGTCTTCAATCTCGACATCTTTGCGTTGGAGACCGGAGACGAAAACAACTCGACACTCATAGCTTCGCTTGGGAAACAACCCTTCACATTGCGCTCGGGAGAGCATGTGGTTCTTACTGCGGTTCTGCAGAACAAAGGCATCGCCCACTCGCACGTCCCAGAGCAACGTGACATGTATGAGAGTTGGGTGGATTTCCAGCTGAAAGATCGCAGCGGGAAGATTCTGTGCGAGAGCGGCTATCTCGCTCCGGATGGAGAGCTCAACCCGGAAGCGCATAGCTTTACCAACCGGTTGATCAACAAGCAGGGCACGCTGAACGACCTGCATCAGGTTTGGGATAACAGGGTCACGGCTTTCAACAACACTATCCAGGCGGGCAGATCGCAATTGATTCGGTACGGCTTTAGCGTCCCGGCCAGCCAGGATTTCACGGTAGAGATCAAAGTTCGGTACCGCCGCTTCGACCAGCACTTTATGGACTTCGGCATGAGTAAGCCGATGGGCGAACACTATCACATGCCGGTAGTAGACATGGTCTCAACGACACGTACGTTTCACGTCGGCGACAACCCGGCGACGGCGCCTTCGCCGACCGACAATCCGGAATGGATGCGGTGGAACAACTACGGGATTGGGCTACTAGACGCCCAGCAGTATGCGGCCAGCGTGGCAGCCTTCGAGCACGTAGCAGAGTTGCGTAAGGACTATGCGGATGCGCAGATCAATGTCGGGCTCGCCTACATCCAGTGGGAGAAATATGACGATGCCCTCTCCTATCTGAACAAAGGGCTGGAGTTGGCACAGGGTGACGACCGGGCGACGGCTCGCGCGCTGTATTACATTGCGTTGGTACAGCGGAACCAAGGCAATGTCGATGATGCGATTGTCAACTTGAAGAAGGTGGCTGACCTGTATCCGCGATCCCGGGATGCGCAACGCGAACTCGGGTTCTCGTACTACCAGCTTCACCGGTACCACGAGGCTGAGGCACGTTACCTGATGGTGCAGGCGATCGACCCGGATGATTTAGCAGCTCACTACAATCTTGCGATTCTCTATCGCCGGCTTGGGATGAAGGATAAAGCGGCGGCCGAAGCTGCTTACTTCGCTGACGAGAAGGACGATCCAACGGCGATCACATTCGCCTTGCAATACCTGCGCAAGAACAATGAGGTTGCGCGCGAGACGAACCCCTGGCATGTGCACGAGTTGATGTCGCCTGCAGCTTCGGCGGACAAGAAGGAGCAGGCTGCACTCGTTGCGAAACCCTAG
- a CDS encoding CRTAC1 family protein — translation MWSRRGFIQSLSRTALVLSFEDVLKLAAPAQQIQQQNIGSRPVFDAKPRPAPRSLPSPVVGTPLGYSFVDGAKQSGLQAKTVFGNEHKNRYLLETTGCGVAFFDFDHDDWLDLFLVNGTRLDGEFPKGQEPISRLFKNNRDGTFTDITAKSGMTRSGWGQGCCVGDYDNDGLNDLFVSYYGQNILYKNHGNGTFTDVTVKAGLAQSRTRWNTGCAFLDYDKDGHLDLFVANYIDFDIKTAPLPEAAGCSYKGIQVACGPPGLEGGKNILYHNRGDGTFVDVSEKAGMWSTIGTYALSVTVADLDNDGWPDIYVANDSTAATLYQNQKDGTFKDVAIESGVAYSPDGKPQAGMGVAVGDFNRDGLLDIVKTNFAGDTDSLYQNLGDGTFEDHTYLSGLGINTRYLGWGVGFIDLDNDGWLDIFISNGHVYPEVDTSHLDAPYAEHKYVYRNLRNGQFEEVTNIAGSGVTDAAPARGCAFGDYDNDGDMDVVVNCVNAPPQLLRCDSTIARNWIKLRLVGTKSNRTGVGARITVTATTAPQEKSGIGKQPLRQVEEVRSGGSYFSQNDLRVHFGLDGAAKVDAVEILWPSGTHDTLNDLAANSLYVVQEGGKVLKTVAMGSKAVPPATHTQ, via the coding sequence ATGTGGTCAAGGCGGGGATTTATCCAGTCGCTTTCGCGGACGGCACTCGTGCTGTCGTTCGAAGACGTCTTGAAGCTGGCGGCACCGGCTCAGCAAATACAGCAGCAGAACATAGGGTCTCGGCCGGTCTTCGATGCAAAACCCCGGCCCGCACCCCGTTCGCTTCCTTCTCCCGTTGTTGGAACACCACTGGGCTACAGCTTCGTCGATGGCGCGAAGCAGAGTGGGTTACAAGCTAAAACCGTCTTTGGAAATGAGCACAAGAACCGTTATCTGTTGGAGACCACCGGTTGCGGTGTTGCGTTTTTTGACTTCGACCACGACGATTGGCTCGACCTGTTTCTGGTCAACGGCACTCGGCTGGATGGTGAGTTTCCGAAGGGTCAGGAACCGATAAGCCGCCTATTTAAAAACAATCGTGACGGAACATTCACCGATATTACGGCGAAGAGTGGAATGACCCGCAGCGGCTGGGGCCAGGGCTGTTGTGTCGGAGATTACGACAACGATGGATTGAACGATCTGTTCGTGAGCTACTACGGGCAGAACATCCTATACAAGAACCATGGCAACGGCACATTTACCGACGTGACAGTCAAGGCGGGTCTTGCGCAGTCCCGGACACGTTGGAATACGGGCTGCGCCTTCCTCGACTACGACAAGGATGGCCACCTTGACCTCTTCGTCGCGAACTACATCGACTTCGATATAAAGACCGCCCCGCTGCCGGAGGCCGCCGGTTGTTCCTACAAGGGAATTCAGGTCGCATGTGGTCCACCGGGCCTTGAAGGAGGAAAGAACATCCTGTATCACAACCGGGGCGACGGGACCTTTGTAGACGTCAGCGAAAAAGCAGGCATGTGGAGCACCATCGGAACGTACGCCCTGAGTGTCACGGTCGCCGACCTCGATAACGACGGGTGGCCCGACATCTATGTGGCGAATGACTCGACCGCGGCCACGCTGTATCAGAACCAGAAGGACGGCACCTTCAAAGACGTTGCAATCGAGTCTGGGGTCGCCTATTCGCCCGACGGGAAGCCGCAGGCCGGAATGGGGGTGGCCGTTGGCGACTTCAACCGCGATGGCCTGCTCGACATTGTGAAGACAAACTTCGCCGGAGATACGGACTCTCTCTACCAGAACCTCGGCGACGGCACATTCGAGGATCACACTTACCTTAGCGGCCTTGGTATCAACACACGATATCTCGGCTGGGGAGTCGGCTTCATCGATCTTGATAACGACGGCTGGCTCGATATCTTTATCTCAAATGGTCACGTCTACCCGGAAGTCGATACCTCGCACCTTGACGCCCCTTACGCGGAGCACAAGTACGTCTACCGGAATCTTCGCAACGGCCAGTTCGAGGAGGTTACCAATATTGCTGGAAGTGGCGTCACCGATGCGGCACCGGCACGTGGCTGCGCATTCGGCGATTACGACAATGATGGCGATATGGATGTCGTCGTCAATTGTGTCAATGCACCACCTCAACTCCTGCGCTGTGACTCCACCATCGCGCGTAACTGGATCAAGTTGAGGCTCGTTGGAACCAAGAGCAACCGCACCGGTGTAGGTGCACGCATCACCGTGACCGCAACCACAGCCCCACAGGAGAAGTCAGGGATAGGCAAGCAGCCTTTGCGGCAAGTGGAAGAGGTACGCAGCGGCGGCAGCTACTTCTCCCAGAATGATCTGCGCGTCCATTTCGGCCTGGATGGTGCAGCCAAAGTCGACGCAGTCGAGATCCTCTGGCCGTCGGGAACGCATGACACACTGAATGATCTCGCCGCAAATTCTCTATACGTCGTTCAAGAGGGCGGCAAAGTGCTGAAGACCGTTGCCATGGGTAGCAAGGCGGTGCCTCCAGCAACCCACACGCAGTGA